GGCTTACCAAGATAATTATTAACCGTAGCACCCAAATGCGAAAGCGGGTTATTTACGTTGATACTCTTCTTATATTTGCCATCGATATAGATGGTAGCTGTCGTCCCCGAGAAAACAACGGCAACATGCGTCCAGATCCCTGTTGGTATATCGCTGATGTGATCGCCATTCTGGCTGCCGTTGTCATTATAAAATAAATAATAGCCTTCATTATCCAGAGTTAAGGCGAAAGAGTTTTTGTTGCCTGCTTCGCCATTTCCAAAGTCAAAAATGCGTGCCCATTGTTTTCTTTGATCTATTTTCACCCAAGTGGCAACCGTCAGTTCATTCGTGTTCAACGGCACACCGACAGGCAAGCTGACATAATCGTCAGTTCCGTCCAAATCGACAGCCCCTGCGTTCAAGCCGCTCTTCCAGGCAGCTCCGCCAACCAGACTGGCATTCAATCCGCCTGCGGCAGAATTCCCTGCAGTCGTACCGCTATTCTCATTAAATGTAAAATGGGATATCGTCGAATGATCCAAATACGTATTGAACGTATCCTCGACGATTTGTTGCATGCTAGTGCTGACAACAGGTTTTTTCGCCTTATAACCATAAGGGAAGCTCGTGCTTTCAGTATCCAGAGCAAGCGAATTGTAATCGAAGGATAGCGCGCCATTAGCAGCGAGTGTAATCCTCATCTGTACCAAATCTTTACCACGATCTCTACCGATGATTAAGGGAATGCCGTTGATCATTGTTTTTAGATTCCGGTGAGCATGTGCTCCCAGCACGGCATCTACACCGACCAATTGATTCATTACATCAATAATAGGGCCTGAGACATCATCGTTTTGTTCTTCATGAATATTAGCCAAGACGATCTGTGCGCCTTCAGCTCTCGCATCCACAGCCGCTTTGTTGACCTCAGCAGCAATATCTTTAAATTTGTAGGCGTCAACCGTTCCTGGAAGCGCATATTGGGTATCGGTCGTAACAGCGCCGATGACGGCAATTTTCACGCCATCTTTGGTGAAAACCTTGTATGCGTCCAAGACGCGTTGATCATTGTTTTCGTCTGCATCGTTATCTTTATAGTAGAGGTTTGCTGCTAATAATGGATACGTGGCTGGCACATTTTGTGTAACCTTATCCAGTCCCCAGTCAAACTCATGATTGCCAAGAGCAGACGCTTCCACACCCATCGCATTAAACATCTTCATCACAGATGTGCCCTGCGAATACTCAGACACGTTCGTCCCCCTGTAGTTGTCGCCTCCGCCTAAAACCAGAGAACGCGCAGGGTTCTGACTTTTGATCTCTTCAATGTTGCGAGCCATGACAGACACAATGGGGTAGTTATTGTCGTTGTCTACCAGTGTGCCATGTAGATCTGGTATTTGCAGAATATCAAATACCTTGTCCCCAGCAGTCGCATAAACGCCTGTTAAGGGAATACTTTGACCAATCAGCACTGCCCCAAGCGTCGAACATACAATGAAACGTTTCAACTTCTTAAATGACATCATTTCTCCACCTATCCATTTTTGTTTCTCTCTTTGTTTGTGCGATGATGAGCCTCATCACATCAACCAAAGTATAGCAAACAGAATCTGAATGATGGGTTAAATAATTGTTAACGCTGCTTCGCTGTCCAGCCGGACGCTTGCCACACGTTCGGCCAAGAATCCAGCAAGCTCACGCCTCGTCAAGCATACTTATTAAGATTTGATAGAACCGACCAGCATGCCTTTGATGAAGTGCTTTTGCAAGAACGGATAAATGAGCATGATCGGAATCGTCGCTATGACGATAACCGCCATTTTTAAGCCTTCCGGCGAAACAAGCGCCATTAATTCCGAGGTGACGTCGGAGGAGCCCATATTGTCCGTGATGACAATTTCGCGCAATCTCACTTGCAGCGTAATTAGCGTTCGCTTGTCGATATAGAAGATGGCTTGCGAGTACATATTCCAGTTCGCAACGGCATACATGATGCCCATCGTCGCCATTACCGGCTTGGACATGGGCAAGACGATGTTCCAGATCATGCGAAACTCGCCACAGCCATCAATTCTTGCTGAATCCAAAAGTTCATTCGGCAAATTCATAAAGAAAGAACGCATCACGAAAAGATTATAAGCACTGATAGCGGAAGGAATCATCAACACCCATAAGGTGTTGAGCATGTGCAAATTCTTCAGCAGCAAGTAATTCGGAATGAGTGGCGCGTGGAAAATCATCGTTATCAAGACAAAAACGAGAGCCATTTTCCGATAAAGATATTCGGGTCTCGACAACGGATAGGCAAGACTAGCTGTTGCCAGCAGGTTAATCAAGGTACCAAAAACCGTAATAATC
Above is a genomic segment from Paenibacillus sp. HWE-109 containing:
- a CDS encoding carbohydrate ABC transporter permease, which translates into the protein MILTKGQRAFQLFNIILLFVIGLTMVLPILNVLAQSFSNASAINSGAVGIWPVGFTLENYHLILKDASIWVAFRNSLIITVFGTLINLLATASLAYPLSRPEYLYRKMALVFVLITMIFHAPLIPNYLLLKNLHMLNTLWVLMIPSAISAYNLFVMRSFFMNLPNELLDSARIDGCGEFRMIWNIVLPMSKPVMATMGIMYAVANWNMYSQAIFYIDKRTLITLQVRLREIVITDNMGSSDVTSELMALVSPEGLKMAVIVIATIPIMLIYPFLQKHFIKGMLVGSIKS